The following proteins come from a genomic window of Trifolium pratense cultivar HEN17-A07 linkage group LG4, ARS_RC_1.1, whole genome shotgun sequence:
- the LOC123882084 gene encoding pumilio homolog 24 isoform X2, with amino-acid sequence MAPKKQQPQELDTKKRKRTNTESHKSPSNSKSTKFVPSKKPKPHSDDKDKNKTPLTGRERRQNAKELAEARKKKRKRHFTLEQDLARLWEKMRRHEIAKDERSKLVTEALTKMKGKIHEIAGSHVTSRVLQTCVKHCSQAERDEVFEELRPHFLTLAYNAYAVHLVKKMLDNASKKQLTGFIDNLRGHVAPLLRHMVGSVVVEHAYELASAAQKQGLLLELYSTELQLFKDLVPKKETRLLDVMSKLGLQKGSVSRHMSSVIQPILEKGIVDHSILHRVLLEYFSIADKTSVTDIIQQLSSPLLVRIIGTKDGAKIGTFCVKYGSAKERKKIIKGLKGHIGKTAYHQYGCMVLVSILSVVDDTKLITKVIIRELQPILKELVFDKNGRRPLLQLLHPNCSRYFSPDELASMNSSIPCLSLKSEASSQTETSKVSIGDNDSKEDIKVKVPEVNEDKTSVDDTDLAEGGKKDPFVRRQELLINSGLAEGLLDVCIENVGELIRSNFGKEVVYEVATGGFGGILHPTLDDKINSLHKAIASLAALPKSEDSQEEHVLLNFFSSRTIRKLILDCPNFASILWEEAFKGKSELWSHGHSCKVIAAFLESSDSKVQKLAKKELQPLIDNGTLKKQKSREEATQ; translated from the exons ATGGCGCCGAAGAAGCAGCAGCCGCAAGAGCTAGACACCAAAAAGAGAAAGCGAACCAACACTGAATCTCACAAATCTCCTTCCAATTCAAAGTCAACCAAGTTCGTTCCTTCAAAGAAGCCCAAACCTCACTCTGATGATAAAGACAAGAATAAAACTCCCCTTACCGGCCGCGAACGCCGTCAAAATGCTAAG GAACTTGCTGAAGctagaaagaagaagagaaaacgCCATTTCACTCTTGAACAA GATCTTGCACGTCTATGGGAAAAGATGCGACGTCACGAGATTGCTAAAGATGAAAGATCTAA GCTGGTGACAGAAGCTTTAACAAAAATGAAGGGTAAGATTCATGAGATTGCAGGGTCGCACGTTACTTCTCGTGTTCTTCag ACTTGTGTGAAGCATTGTTCACAAGCTGAAAGAGATGAAGTATTTGAAGAGCTTCGTCCTCATTTTCTAACTCTAGCGTACAATGCATATGCTGTTCACTTAGTAAAGAAGATGCTTGACAATG CGTCAAAGAAACAACTGACAGGCTTTATCGACAATCTTCGTGGTCATGTTGCTCCCCTTCTTCGCCACATGGTTGGATCAGTTG TTGTTGAGCATGCGTATGAGTTAGCAAGTGCTGCTCAAAAGCAAGGGCTGCTTTTGGAATTATATTCCACAGAGCTCCAGTTGTTTAAGGACCTAGTCCCGAAGAAGGAGACCAG ATTACTAGATGTAATGTCCAAGTTGGGTCTACAAAAAGGCTCAGTTTCCCGTCATATGTCGTCAGTGATTCAGCCAATTTTAGAGAAAGGGATAGTTGACCACTCTATCTTACACAGGGTCTTGCTGGAATACTTTAGCATCGCTGATAAG ACCTCTGTCACAGATATAATCCAACAGTTATCAAGTCCGCTACTTGTCAGAATTATTGGTACGAAAGATGGAGCCAAAATTGGAACTTTTTGCGTGAAATATGGGAGTGCCAAG GAAAGAAAGAAGATTATCAAAGGATTGAAAGGGCACATAGGAAAAACAGCTTATCATCAATATGGGTGTATG GTGCTGGTTTCCATCCTTTCAGTTGTCGACGACACAAAACTGATAACAAAG GTTATCATTCGCGAGCTTCAACCAATTCTGAAGGAGCTTGTTTTTGATAAG AATGGAAGACGCCCTTTACTCCAATTACTACATCCCAATTGTTCACGCTATTTCAGTCCCGATGAACTCGCTTCTATGAATTCATCTATACCTTGTCTATCTCTCAAG TCAGAAGCAAGCTCTCAGACAGAAACTTCCAAGGTTTCAATTGGTGACAATGATTCCAAGGAAGACATAAAAGTGAAAGTGCCTGAAGTTAATGAAGATAAAACTTCTGTGGATGATACTGACCTAGCTGAGGGTGGAAAAAAAGACCCATTTGTCAGAAGGCAAGAGCTATTGATCAACAGTGGACTTGCAGAG GGTCTTCTTGATGTATGTATTGAAAATGTAGGAGAACTGATACGATCAAATTTTGGCAAAGAGGTCGTATATGAG GTTGCAACAGGGGGTTTCGGTGGCATATTGCATCCCACTTTGGATGATAAGATTAATTCTCTTCACAAAGCAATAGCATCTCTGGCAGCATTGCCTAAGTCAGAAGATTCACAAGAGGAGCATGtccttttaaatttcttttcaaGTCGGACCATCAGAAAACTAATTTTGGATTGCCCCAACTTCGCTTCCATCTTATGGGAGGAAGCTTTTAAAGGGAAAAGTGAGTTATGGTCCCATGGGCACAG CTGTAAGGTTATCGCTGCATTTTTAGAATCATCTGATTCTAAAGTACAAAAGCTTGCAAAAAAAGAGCTGCAGCCTTTAATTGATAATGGAACTCTCAAGAAGCAAAAGTCCAGAGAAGAAGCAACCCAATAG
- the LOC123882084 gene encoding pumilio homolog 24 isoform X1 produces the protein MAPKKQQPQELDTKKRKRTNTESHKSPSNSKSTKFVPSKKPKPHSDDKDKNKTPLTGRERRQNAKELAEARKKKRKRHFTLEQDLARLWEKMRRHEIAKDERSKLVTEALTKMKGKIHEIAGSHVTSRVLQTCVKHCSQAERDEVFEELRPHFLTLAYNAYAVHLVKKMLDNASKKQLTGFIDNLRGHVAPLLRHMVGSVVVEHAYELASAAQKQGLLLELYSTELQLFKDLVPKKETRLLDVMSKLGLQKGSVSRHMSSVIQPILEKGIVDHSILHRVLLEYFSIADKTSVTDIIQQLSSPLLVRIIGTKDGAKIGTFCVKYGSAKERKKIIKGLKGHIGKTAYHQYGCMVLVSILSVVDDTKLITKVIIRELQPILKELVFDKNGRRPLLQLLHPNCSRYFSPDELASMNSSIPCLSLKDQSEASSQTETSKVSIGDNDSKEDIKVKVPEVNEDKTSVDDTDLAEGGKKDPFVRRQELLINSGLAEGLLDVCIENVGELIRSNFGKEVVYEVATGGFGGILHPTLDDKINSLHKAIASLAALPKSEDSQEEHVLLNFFSSRTIRKLILDCPNFASILWEEAFKGKSELWSHGHSCKVIAAFLESSDSKVQKLAKKELQPLIDNGTLKKQKSREEATQ, from the exons ATGGCGCCGAAGAAGCAGCAGCCGCAAGAGCTAGACACCAAAAAGAGAAAGCGAACCAACACTGAATCTCACAAATCTCCTTCCAATTCAAAGTCAACCAAGTTCGTTCCTTCAAAGAAGCCCAAACCTCACTCTGATGATAAAGACAAGAATAAAACTCCCCTTACCGGCCGCGAACGCCGTCAAAATGCTAAG GAACTTGCTGAAGctagaaagaagaagagaaaacgCCATTTCACTCTTGAACAA GATCTTGCACGTCTATGGGAAAAGATGCGACGTCACGAGATTGCTAAAGATGAAAGATCTAA GCTGGTGACAGAAGCTTTAACAAAAATGAAGGGTAAGATTCATGAGATTGCAGGGTCGCACGTTACTTCTCGTGTTCTTCag ACTTGTGTGAAGCATTGTTCACAAGCTGAAAGAGATGAAGTATTTGAAGAGCTTCGTCCTCATTTTCTAACTCTAGCGTACAATGCATATGCTGTTCACTTAGTAAAGAAGATGCTTGACAATG CGTCAAAGAAACAACTGACAGGCTTTATCGACAATCTTCGTGGTCATGTTGCTCCCCTTCTTCGCCACATGGTTGGATCAGTTG TTGTTGAGCATGCGTATGAGTTAGCAAGTGCTGCTCAAAAGCAAGGGCTGCTTTTGGAATTATATTCCACAGAGCTCCAGTTGTTTAAGGACCTAGTCCCGAAGAAGGAGACCAG ATTACTAGATGTAATGTCCAAGTTGGGTCTACAAAAAGGCTCAGTTTCCCGTCATATGTCGTCAGTGATTCAGCCAATTTTAGAGAAAGGGATAGTTGACCACTCTATCTTACACAGGGTCTTGCTGGAATACTTTAGCATCGCTGATAAG ACCTCTGTCACAGATATAATCCAACAGTTATCAAGTCCGCTACTTGTCAGAATTATTGGTACGAAAGATGGAGCCAAAATTGGAACTTTTTGCGTGAAATATGGGAGTGCCAAG GAAAGAAAGAAGATTATCAAAGGATTGAAAGGGCACATAGGAAAAACAGCTTATCATCAATATGGGTGTATG GTGCTGGTTTCCATCCTTTCAGTTGTCGACGACACAAAACTGATAACAAAG GTTATCATTCGCGAGCTTCAACCAATTCTGAAGGAGCTTGTTTTTGATAAG AATGGAAGACGCCCTTTACTCCAATTACTACATCCCAATTGTTCACGCTATTTCAGTCCCGATGAACTCGCTTCTATGAATTCATCTATACCTTGTCTATCTCTCAAG GATCAGTCAGAAGCAAGCTCTCAGACAGAAACTTCCAAGGTTTCAATTGGTGACAATGATTCCAAGGAAGACATAAAAGTGAAAGTGCCTGAAGTTAATGAAGATAAAACTTCTGTGGATGATACTGACCTAGCTGAGGGTGGAAAAAAAGACCCATTTGTCAGAAGGCAAGAGCTATTGATCAACAGTGGACTTGCAGAG GGTCTTCTTGATGTATGTATTGAAAATGTAGGAGAACTGATACGATCAAATTTTGGCAAAGAGGTCGTATATGAG GTTGCAACAGGGGGTTTCGGTGGCATATTGCATCCCACTTTGGATGATAAGATTAATTCTCTTCACAAAGCAATAGCATCTCTGGCAGCATTGCCTAAGTCAGAAGATTCACAAGAGGAGCATGtccttttaaatttcttttcaaGTCGGACCATCAGAAAACTAATTTTGGATTGCCCCAACTTCGCTTCCATCTTATGGGAGGAAGCTTTTAAAGGGAAAAGTGAGTTATGGTCCCATGGGCACAG CTGTAAGGTTATCGCTGCATTTTTAGAATCATCTGATTCTAAAGTACAAAAGCTTGCAAAAAAAGAGCTGCAGCCTTTAATTGATAATGGAACTCTCAAGAAGCAAAAGTCCAGAGAAGAAGCAACCCAATAG